The Streptomyces sp. Alt3 genome has a segment encoding these proteins:
- a CDS encoding MogA/MoaB family molybdenum cofactor biosynthesis protein — MTAPGSGEAPLGGASAAPYSALVVTASNRASAGVYADKGGPLISEALTGLGFAVDGPQIVPDGDPVEAALRAGVAAGYDVIVTTGGTGISPTDATPEATRRVLDREIPGIAEAIRAEGRDKVPTAALSRGLAGIADGTLVVNLPGSTGGVRDGLAVLSRLLVHAVDQLRGGDHPRPGSPS; from the coding sequence ATGACCGCGCCCGGCAGCGGAGAGGCCCCGCTCGGCGGCGCTTCGGCCGCCCCGTACTCCGCCCTCGTCGTGACCGCCTCCAACCGCGCCTCCGCCGGTGTGTACGCCGACAAGGGCGGCCCGCTCATCTCCGAGGCCCTCACCGGTCTCGGTTTCGCCGTCGACGGCCCGCAGATCGTGCCCGACGGCGATCCGGTGGAGGCCGCCCTGCGGGCCGGCGTCGCCGCGGGTTACGACGTGATCGTCACCACCGGCGGTACCGGGATCTCGCCCACCGATGCCACACCCGAGGCCACCCGGCGCGTCCTGGACCGCGAGATCCCGGGCATCGCCGAGGCGATCCGCGCCGAGGGCCGCGACAAGGTACCCACTGCCGCGCTCTCCCGCGGCCTCGCGGGCATCGCGGACGGCACCCTCGTCGTGAACCTGCCGGGCTCGACCGGCGGAGTGCGCGACGGCCTCGCGGTCCTGAGCAGGCTGCTGGTGCACGCCGTCGACCAGCTGCGCGGCGGCGATCACCCCCGACCGGGGAGCCCGAGCTGA
- a CDS encoding GNAT family N-acetyltransferase, with protein MILTDGTVTLRPIKLRDQSVWREVNRRNRDWLRPWEATVPPPAPGGPVAQRPTYRQMIRHLRAEANAGRMLPFAIEYEGRLVGQLTVAGITWGSMCSGHVGYWVDRSVAGRGVMPTAVALAVDHCFRDVGLHRIEVCIRPENGPSRRVVEKLGFRAEGLRPRYLHIDGAWRDHLIFALTAEEVPDGLLRRWRRVRPGTPGTSHTPGEMK; from the coding sequence GTGATCCTGACCGACGGCACCGTCACCCTCCGCCCCATAAAGCTGCGTGACCAGAGCGTGTGGCGCGAGGTCAACCGGCGCAACCGGGACTGGCTGCGCCCCTGGGAGGCCACCGTCCCGCCGCCGGCCCCCGGCGGCCCGGTGGCTCAGCGCCCCACCTACCGGCAGATGATCCGCCACCTGCGCGCCGAGGCGAACGCCGGCCGGATGCTGCCCTTCGCCATCGAGTACGAGGGCCGTCTCGTGGGGCAGTTGACGGTGGCCGGCATCACCTGGGGCTCGATGTGCTCGGGCCATGTCGGTTACTGGGTCGACCGGAGCGTGGCGGGCAGGGGTGTCATGCCGACCGCGGTCGCGCTCGCCGTCGACCACTGTTTCCGTGACGTCGGACTGCACCGGATCGAGGTCTGCATTCGGCCCGAGAACGGCCCCAGCCGACGGGTCGTGGAGAAACTCGGATTTCGTGCGGAAGGGCTGCGTCCACGCTATCTGCACATCGACGGCGCATGGCGGGACCACCTGATCTTCGCCCTCACCGCCGAGGAAGTTCCGGACGGGCTGCTGCGGCGTTGGCGCAGGGTGCGGCCGGGTACGCCGGGTACGTCGCACACGCCCGGGGAAATGAAATAA
- the sepX gene encoding divisome protein SepX/GlpR yields the protein MSSSGLIYAVIVGAWAAYLVPMWLRRQDELNEARPTERFSTAIRLLSGRAAMERRYAKELRERDAEEAPGDVDPDAVTDRMESVDVRAFSAPPAHTEVRLHDLASDRAEQDRLPAQARRRRPSGAESERERRRRSQVLARRRRTTTMLFMAFTLGAIVAAVGGLRFLWAPAVPAVLLSTYIVHLRGQERRRFVFTMDRRRAEVAAQRLRENHPRRHQPASPAPAEPDEEPGGAPAPAPTVSPQEAGRRALVEQTDHAEWVDQQRERGPAQGDSWEPVPVPLPTYVTAPVAPRTRGGVEVGDPETWSAARSSQSDPTRTGSHDVPAPEAEPAPRRRGTPPKRTRDRGRTPLFDQYDDEDRPRAANE from the coding sequence GTGAGCAGCAGCGGCCTCATCTACGCAGTCATCGTCGGTGCATGGGCCGCCTACTTGGTCCCGATGTGGCTCCGCAGGCAGGACGAGCTCAACGAAGCGCGTCCGACGGAACGCTTCAGCACCGCCATCCGGCTGCTGTCCGGACGGGCGGCCATGGAGCGCCGTTACGCCAAGGAGCTGCGGGAGCGGGATGCCGAGGAGGCGCCTGGCGACGTGGACCCGGATGCCGTCACGGACCGTATGGAGTCCGTCGACGTCCGGGCCTTTTCCGCGCCCCCGGCACATACGGAAGTGCGCTTGCACGACCTGGCATCCGACCGGGCCGAGCAGGACCGCCTGCCGGCCCAGGCGCGACGCCGACGCCCCTCCGGCGCGGAGTCGGAGCGCGAGCGGCGCCGCCGGTCGCAGGTCCTGGCGCGCCGACGGCGTACGACCACGATGCTCTTCATGGCCTTCACGCTCGGCGCGATCGTCGCGGCGGTGGGCGGACTCCGCTTCCTGTGGGCGCCGGCCGTTCCCGCCGTGCTGCTGAGCACCTACATCGTTCATCTGCGGGGTCAGGAACGCCGCCGGTTCGTCTTCACCATGGACCGACGGCGTGCCGAGGTCGCCGCGCAGCGGCTGCGCGAGAACCACCCCCGCAGGCACCAGCCCGCGTCCCCGGCTCCCGCCGAGCCGGACGAGGAGCCTGGAGGGGCGCCCGCACCGGCTCCGACGGTCTCTCCTCAGGAGGCCGGCCGCCGCGCCCTGGTCGAGCAGACCGACCATGCGGAGTGGGTGGACCAGCAGCGCGAACGCGGACCGGCCCAGGGCGACAGCTGGGAGCCCGTCCCGGTGCCGCTGCCGACCTATGTCACCGCCCCCGTCGCCCCGCGCACCAGGGGCGGGGTGGAGGTCGGCGACCCGGAGACGTGGAGCGCGGCCCGGTCCAGCCAGTCCGATCCCACCCGGACCGGCAGCCACGACGTCCCCGCACCCGAGGCCGAGCCCGCCCCGCGCCGCCGCGGCACCCCGCCCAAGCGCACCCGCGACCGAGGCCGCACGCCCCTCTTCGACCAGTACGACGACGAGGACAGGCCGCGCGCGGCCAACGAGTGA
- a CDS encoding saccharopine dehydrogenase family protein, which translates to MTTNNTVAVYGAYGHTGRFVVAELLERGFVPVLAGRDEKKLRALAEERPGLDVRPASVGDPESLDRALAGAAAVVNSAGPFATTAAPLIEAALRAGIPYVDVAAEIEANVDTFAHFADRARAAGVVVVPAMAFFGGLGDLLVTAAIGDWATADEAHIAYGLSSWHPTEGTRAAGKVSGERRDGRRVRYAKGQLEYHDDALPTVEWSFPEPMGTRAVLGEFTMADVVTVPSHLSVPEVTTYMTTDAAGDLSAPRTPAPTAVDGTGRSAQTFLVDVVVRSGEEERRAVARGQDIYAVTAPLAVEAVSRILAGRTRTVGVASAGGIFDAADFLRALSAHLSFELRDRGASSRPQASR; encoded by the coding sequence ATGACGACGAACAACACGGTCGCGGTCTACGGGGCTTACGGGCACACCGGACGATTCGTGGTGGCCGAGCTGCTGGAGCGTGGGTTCGTGCCCGTTCTCGCCGGGCGCGACGAGAAGAAGCTGAGAGCCCTCGCGGAGGAACGTCCCGGGCTCGACGTCAGACCGGCGTCGGTGGGCGATCCGGAGTCCCTCGACCGTGCCCTGGCCGGTGCGGCGGCCGTCGTGAACAGTGCCGGTCCCTTCGCCACGACCGCCGCCCCGCTGATCGAGGCGGCGCTGCGGGCAGGGATTCCGTACGTGGACGTGGCGGCGGAGATCGAGGCCAATGTCGACACGTTCGCCCACTTCGCGGACCGGGCCCGCGCCGCCGGAGTCGTGGTCGTTCCCGCCATGGCTTTCTTCGGCGGCCTGGGTGATCTGCTGGTCACCGCTGCGATAGGTGACTGGGCCACGGCGGACGAGGCGCACATCGCGTACGGGCTGAGCAGTTGGCATCCCACGGAGGGGACACGGGCCGCCGGCAAGGTCTCGGGGGAGCGGCGCGACGGCCGGCGCGTCCGTTACGCGAAGGGGCAGTTGGAGTACCACGACGACGCCCTGCCCACCGTGGAGTGGTCCTTCCCCGAGCCGATGGGCACCAGGGCCGTCCTCGGCGAGTTCACGATGGCCGACGTCGTCACCGTCCCCAGCCATCTGTCCGTCCCCGAGGTGACCACCTACATGACCACCGACGCGGCCGGGGATCTGTCGGCCCCTCGGACCCCGGCGCCGACCGCGGTCGACGGGACAGGCCGCTCCGCGCAGACGTTCCTCGTCGACGTCGTCGTGCGCTCGGGTGAAGAGGAGCGCCGCGCGGTGGCGCGGGGCCAGGACATCTACGCCGTCACCGCGCCGCTGGCGGTGGAGGCGGTGTCCCGCATCCTCGCGGGGCGGACCAGGACGGTCGGGGTCGCCTCCGCGGGCGGGATCTTCGATGCTGCCGACTTCCTCCGAGCACTATCCGCGCACCTCTCCTTCGAGCTGCGCGACCGGGGGGCGTCTTCTCGGCCGCAAGCCAGTAGGTGA
- a CDS encoding alpha/beta fold hydrolase has translation MQPTFVLVHGAFANSFSFAPLQAELGLLGHRSVAVDLPGHGFAATYSRAYQAPQDLEVLATAPGAIRGVTLADNAAYLVGILERAKRNGPVVLVSHSRGGMTATVAANQRPDLIDRLVHVSAWCPVDLDVGAYYAEPEMATVDAKGLASGMVGNPAELGLLRSNFRTADPGVLAAFKAAFLADGTDEEFMALLNTFQPDENLDVGTPDDRAQAHTWGLIPKSYVRLTEDTSVPLAMQDRMIREGDALTPENPYDVRTLTSSHLKWLVEPAPAARVLGEIAALVTADS, from the coding sequence ATGCAACCTACGTTCGTACTGGTTCACGGCGCTTTCGCGAACTCCTTCTCCTTCGCGCCGCTCCAAGCCGAACTCGGCCTCCTCGGGCACCGCTCCGTCGCCGTCGACCTTCCGGGGCACGGGTTCGCGGCCACGTACTCGCGCGCCTACCAGGCGCCGCAGGACCTCGAAGTGCTCGCCACCGCGCCCGGGGCCATCAGGGGCGTCACGCTCGCCGACAACGCCGCGTACCTCGTCGGGATACTGGAGCGGGCCAAGCGGAACGGGCCCGTCGTCCTCGTCTCGCACAGCCGCGGCGGCATGACGGCCACCGTCGCGGCCAACCAGCGGCCCGACCTGATCGACCGTCTCGTCCACGTCTCCGCCTGGTGCCCCGTCGACCTCGACGTCGGCGCCTACTATGCCGAGCCCGAGATGGCCACGGTCGATGCCAAGGGGCTGGCCTCGGGGATGGTCGGGAACCCTGCCGAACTCGGGCTGCTGCGTTCGAACTTCCGCACCGCGGACCCCGGCGTCCTCGCGGCCTTCAAGGCTGCCTTCCTCGCCGACGGGACGGACGAGGAGTTCATGGCCCTCCTCAACACCTTCCAGCCCGACGAGAACCTCGACGTCGGCACGCCCGACGACCGGGCGCAGGCCCACACCTGGGGGCTGATCCCCAAGTCGTACGTCCGGCTGACCGAGGACACCAGCGTGCCGCTCGCCATGCAGGACCGGATGATCCGCGAGGGTGACGCGCTGACGCCTGAGAACCCCTACGACGTCCGGACGCTCACCAGCAGCCACCTGAAGTGGCTGGTCGAGCCGGCGCCGGCGGCCCGGGTCCTGGGTGAGATCGCCGCGCTCGTGACCGCAGACTCCTGA
- a CDS encoding DUF1772 domain-containing protein codes for MLDALQVFTVVVVGVMVGVEFSVAFVMNRIFDALPGDGGQLGRAHGGRMLGAVMPFWYIGSLVLVAVRAVAGWHHDGTGLTVTAGALLIVSVIMSVLLLVPINNRGKTWTPENRPEDWKEQMNRWDRFHYVRVAVIVAAFTLLVAAVA; via the coding sequence ATGCTCGACGCACTTCAGGTCTTCACCGTCGTGGTCGTCGGTGTGATGGTGGGGGTGGAGTTCTCCGTCGCCTTCGTCATGAACCGCATCTTCGACGCACTGCCCGGCGACGGCGGCCAGCTCGGCCGCGCTCACGGAGGCCGGATGCTCGGCGCCGTGATGCCGTTCTGGTACATCGGCTCGCTCGTCCTCGTCGCGGTCCGGGCCGTCGCGGGGTGGCACCACGACGGCACCGGCCTCACCGTCACCGCCGGCGCGCTGCTGATCGTCAGCGTGATCATGTCGGTCCTGCTGCTCGTCCCGATCAACAACAGGGGCAAGACGTGGACCCCGGAGAACCGGCCCGAGGACTGGAAGGAGCAGATGAACCGCTGGGACCGCTTCCACTACGTCCGCGTCGCCGTCATCGTCGCCGCCTTCACCCTGCTGGTCGCCGCCGTCGCCTGA
- a CDS encoding TetR/AcrR family transcriptional regulator, producing the protein MSVQERKERERAGRERLIVATARELAEQQGWDAVTTRRLAERIEYSQPVLYSHFRGKREIIGAVALEGATEMAAAVRAATSAADGPRARVTALARAYLDFAARNPAVYDAIFQLDGGLAYAREDTPEPLKDAFAALLETLGEVAGDGVHPGLYTETFWAALHGLVTLTRAGRLPPEHTEVRVGLLVDRLAAF; encoded by the coding sequence ATGTCAGTCCAGGAACGCAAGGAGCGTGAGCGGGCGGGCCGCGAGCGCCTCATCGTGGCCACGGCCCGCGAACTCGCCGAGCAGCAGGGCTGGGACGCGGTCACCACCCGTCGGCTCGCCGAGCGCATCGAATACAGTCAGCCCGTCCTCTACAGCCATTTCCGGGGCAAGCGCGAGATCATCGGCGCGGTCGCCCTGGAAGGTGCCACAGAGATGGCCGCGGCGGTGCGGGCCGCGACCTCCGCCGCGGACGGGCCGCGCGCCCGGGTCACCGCCCTCGCCCGCGCCTACCTCGACTTCGCCGCACGCAACCCGGCGGTCTACGACGCCATCTTCCAGCTCGACGGCGGTCTCGCGTACGCACGGGAGGACACGCCGGAGCCCTTGAAGGACGCCTTCGCCGCCCTGCTGGAGACCCTCGGCGAAGTCGCGGGCGACGGTGTCCACCCGGGGCTGTACACCGAGACGTTCTGGGCGGCCCTGCACGGGCTGGTCACCTTGACCCGGGCGGGACGGCTCCCGCCGGAGCACACCGAGGTCAGGGTGGGCCTGCTGGTGGACCGCCTCGCCGCGTTCTGA
- a CDS encoding MarR family transcriptional regulator: MAAQHLSSAPHAPAPSRPYRQARTGYGKRSAPGQRLPGPADFALLPERERYLAGYVDHLPDGAAMDIKSLAKDLPLYGQMAIGTALRRLAVAGHLRHVRCRVESLGQSRWVTLTFWSRTARDNEWWAAQLASDADGTPGQAAVGQAAVEAAPTEPESATPAVPRQRVPEAPVAAAAEGPSPAYLALARLGRVEPRLALSAADCAVLEGLAAAWFERGVDAEYVTRALISGLPDRIGSPVGFVRRRLTDKVPARLPEAVAAPAASVRTVLVECTECGRPGPAEALPDGLCRACRRAPEGAVPTSDVPVAERDIEAHVRILRDKLRMP, from the coding sequence GTGGCTGCCCAGCACCTTAGCTCCGCCCCGCACGCACCCGCACCCTCGCGCCCGTACCGCCAGGCCCGCACCGGCTACGGCAAGCGATCCGCGCCCGGTCAACGCCTCCCCGGTCCCGCTGACTTCGCCCTGCTGCCCGAGCGGGAGCGGTATCTCGCCGGTTACGTCGACCACCTGCCCGACGGGGCCGCCATGGACATCAAGTCCCTGGCCAAGGACCTTCCGCTGTACGGCCAGATGGCCATCGGCACCGCGCTCAGGCGGCTGGCCGTGGCCGGGCACCTCCGACATGTGCGCTGCCGTGTGGAGAGCCTCGGGCAGAGCCGCTGGGTCACCCTCACCTTCTGGTCCCGCACCGCCCGCGACAACGAGTGGTGGGCGGCGCAGCTCGCGTCGGACGCCGACGGGACTCCCGGACAGGCCGCCGTCGGACAGGCCGCCGTGGAGGCGGCGCCCACGGAGCCGGAGAGTGCGACGCCCGCCGTTCCCCGGCAGCGCGTCCCTGAAGCTCCGGTCGCCGCTGCCGCCGAGGGGCCGTCCCCGGCGTACCTGGCCCTGGCCCGACTCGGGCGTGTGGAACCGCGTCTGGCGCTCTCCGCCGCCGACTGCGCCGTCCTGGAGGGCCTGGCGGCGGCCTGGTTCGAGCGCGGCGTGGACGCCGAGTACGTCACCCGGGCCCTGATCTCCGGACTGCCCGACCGGATCGGTTCGCCGGTCGGCTTCGTCCGTCGCCGCCTCACCGACAAGGTTCCGGCGCGACTGCCGGAGGCCGTCGCCGCTCCGGCCGCGTCCGTACGCACCGTCCTGGTCGAATGCACGGAATGCGGGCGCCCCGGACCGGCCGAAGCCCTGCCCGACGGCCTCTGCCGCGCCTGCCGCCGGGCCCCGGAAGGGGCGGTCCCGACGTCTGACGTACCGGTCGCCGAGCGGGACATCGAGGCCCATGTGCGGATCCTCCGCGACAAGCTGCGGATGCCCTGA
- a CDS encoding DUF397 domain-containing protein — MKTELPASPTDAPNWFKSSYSAGNGGDCVEVAATPTSVHVRDSKHTDGPVLTVGQGQWAAFVRMTARG, encoded by the coding sequence ATGAAGACTGAACTGCCGGCGTCGCCGACGGACGCGCCGAACTGGTTCAAGAGCAGCTACAGCGCGGGCAACGGGGGCGACTGCGTCGAGGTGGCGGCAACCCCCACCTCCGTCCACGTCCGCGACTCCAAGCACACGGACGGGCCGGTCCTGACGGTCGGGCAGGGTCAGTGGGCCGCGTTCGTGCGGATGACGGCGCGAGGCTGA
- a CDS encoding helix-turn-helix domain-containing protein gives MDGAVTVTGTAESPVDPGAGFLRSFGRQVKLLREAAGLTQAELGTSVGYGEAHIASVEQGRRIPKPEMVEAMDRAVGGRGVLVAMKGEVERARYPSFFRQYVRLEAEAAQLHAYDSHVVKGLLQTEEYARAVFEMWRPLLDADTVEQRVAARMERQRLFSRRPAPLLSFVIEETVLRRPLGGRIVLRAQLEQLLLHGHERNIEIQVMPTEREEHAGLAGAFTLLHIGDRRRMAYMEVQNESALHSDPKKVGAFESTYGVLRAQALTPRESLTFIKKLLGEQ, from the coding sequence ATGGACGGTGCGGTGACGGTGACCGGTACCGCCGAGAGCCCCGTGGACCCGGGCGCAGGATTCCTGCGCAGCTTCGGCCGCCAGGTGAAGCTGCTGCGCGAGGCTGCGGGACTCACCCAGGCGGAACTGGGAACGAGCGTCGGCTACGGCGAAGCGCACATCGCCTCGGTCGAGCAGGGACGGCGCATCCCGAAGCCCGAGATGGTCGAGGCGATGGACCGCGCGGTGGGCGGGCGCGGGGTTCTGGTGGCGATGAAGGGAGAGGTGGAACGGGCTCGTTACCCGTCGTTCTTCCGGCAGTACGTCCGCCTGGAGGCAGAGGCAGCCCAACTGCACGCCTACGACAGCCATGTGGTGAAGGGCCTGCTCCAGACGGAGGAGTACGCACGGGCGGTGTTCGAGATGTGGCGCCCCCTCCTGGACGCCGACACGGTGGAGCAGCGAGTGGCCGCACGCATGGAGCGACAGAGGCTCTTCTCACGCCGACCGGCTCCGCTGCTGAGCTTCGTCATCGAAGAGACCGTCCTCCGACGCCCGCTCGGCGGACGGATTGTCCTGCGCGCCCAGTTGGAGCAACTCCTGCTCCATGGCCACGAGCGCAACATCGAGATCCAGGTCATGCCGACCGAACGGGAGGAACATGCCGGGCTGGCGGGGGCGTTCACGTTGCTACACATCGGGGATCGGCGCAGGATGGCGTACATGGAGGTGCAGAACGAGAGCGCACTGCACTCGGATCCGAAGAAGGTCGGCGCCTTCGAGTCCACCTACGGAGTGCTCCGCGCGCAAGCGCTCACTCCGAGGGAGTCGCTGACCTTCATCAAGAAGCTGTTGGGAGAGCAATGA
- a CDS encoding ATP-binding protein translates to MTTPAQPSGDTFELRFYATPRGARLARRLASHRVHEWGHRYGTEANDTVSLVVGELAANAVTHGLVPGRGALLRLVRPARGSIRVEVSDTRGERWPVPDGSLPGLSRSRSRSRSEAEPGRGLVIVGALAQAWGVVPRDGAPGKTVWAEIDASPAIGAGGGVTPSVRAAGR, encoded by the coding sequence ATGACGACTCCCGCGCAGCCCTCGGGCGACACCTTCGAGCTCCGCTTCTACGCCACCCCGCGTGGTGCCCGTCTCGCCCGGCGGCTGGCCTCGCACCGTGTCCACGAGTGGGGTCACCGCTACGGCACCGAGGCGAACGACACCGTCAGCCTGGTCGTCGGCGAGCTGGCCGCCAACGCGGTCACGCACGGGCTGGTGCCGGGACGAGGGGCCTTGCTCAGGCTGGTACGGCCGGCGCGGGGCAGCATCCGTGTGGAGGTCTCGGACACGCGGGGTGAGCGGTGGCCCGTCCCGGACGGAAGCCTGCCAGGCCTGTCGAGGTCGAGGTCGAGGTCGAGGTCGGAGGCGGAGCCGGGCAGGGGGCTGGTGATCGTGGGGGCGCTCGCCCAGGCGTGGGGTGTGGTGCCCCGCGACGGAGCGCCGGGCAAGACCGTGTGGGCCGAGATCGACGCCTCGCCCGCGATCGGGGCCGGGGGAGGAGTGACCCCTTCCGTCAGGGCGGCCGGACGGTAG
- a CDS encoding SAM-dependent methyltransferase: MTAGIPSSRIDTGKPHPARVYDWLLGGKDNYPVDQEVAEKLPAEARANAARNRAFMHRASAWLAGQGVDQFLDIGTGIPTAPNLHQVVQAVTPHARVVYADNDPIVLRHAEALLVSSPEGATDYIHADVRQPEEILERAAKLLDFTRPVALSLIALMHFLPDEQDPYGITRTLVEALPAGSHLVLSHGTADQHPELRKETESAYRKGAIALRMRTRAEVEPFFEGLELVEPGLVTAPEWYREEPAPVYERSGFHVGVARVP, translated from the coding sequence GTGACAGCCGGTATACCCAGCTCCCGTATCGACACCGGCAAGCCGCACCCGGCACGGGTCTACGACTGGCTGCTCGGCGGGAAGGACAACTACCCGGTCGATCAGGAGGTCGCGGAGAAGCTGCCCGCCGAGGCGAGGGCGAACGCGGCCCGGAACCGGGCGTTCATGCACCGGGCGTCCGCCTGGCTCGCCGGGCAGGGTGTCGACCAGTTCCTGGACATCGGTACCGGCATCCCCACCGCCCCCAACCTGCATCAGGTCGTCCAGGCCGTCACCCCGCACGCCAGGGTCGTCTACGCGGACAACGACCCGATCGTGCTGCGTCACGCGGAGGCGCTGCTGGTGAGCAGTCCGGAGGGCGCCACCGACTACATCCACGCCGATGTGCGGCAGCCGGAGGAGATCCTCGAACGGGCCGCGAAGCTGCTGGACTTCACCAGGCCCGTCGCGCTGTCCCTCATCGCGCTGATGCACTTCCTGCCCGACGAGCAGGATCCCTACGGCATCACCCGCACCCTGGTCGAGGCGCTGCCCGCGGGGAGTCACCTGGTTCTCTCGCACGGGACCGCCGACCAGCATCCGGAGCTCAGGAAGGAGACGGAGTCCGCGTACAGGAAGGGCGCGATCGCGTTGCGCATGCGTACGCGCGCCGAGGTCGAGCCGTTCTTCGAGGGGCTGGAACTCGTCGAGCCGGGGCTGGTCACCGCACCCGAGTGGTACCGGGAGGAGCCGGCCCCGGTGTACGAGCGGAGCGGGTTCCACGTCGGGGTGGCGCGGGTGCCCTGA
- a CDS encoding GNAT family N-acetyltransferase gives MNIQPRPFDHPDAVKLNDLVQLEYAERYGDEGDVTPLDATMFDPPHGLYLLTYDEQDRPLATGGWRSQERNPEGYSDGDAEIKRMFVIAEGRGRGLARRVLAALEADARAAGRTRMVLETGDQQPEAIALYTSSGYTVCEKFGHYRTYDSSICMAKPLVEPS, from the coding sequence ATGAATATCCAGCCGCGGCCGTTCGATCACCCCGACGCCGTGAAACTCAACGACTTGGTGCAGCTCGAGTACGCCGAGCGTTACGGCGACGAGGGCGACGTCACACCGCTCGACGCCACCATGTTCGACCCCCCGCACGGGCTGTATCTGCTCACCTACGACGAGCAGGACCGTCCGCTGGCCACCGGCGGCTGGCGCAGCCAGGAGCGGAACCCGGAGGGCTACTCCGACGGCGACGCCGAGATCAAGCGCATGTTCGTGATCGCCGAGGGCCGCGGCCGGGGCCTCGCGCGCCGTGTCCTCGCCGCCCTGGAGGCCGACGCACGCGCCGCAGGCCGGACCCGCATGGTCCTGGAGACCGGGGACCAGCAGCCCGAGGCGATCGCGCTGTACACGTCGAGCGGCTACACGGTCTGCGAGAAGTTCGGCCACTACCGCACGTACGACAGCAGCATCTGCATGGCCAAGCCGCTGGTCGAGCCCTCCTGA
- a CDS encoding exodeoxyribonuclease III, whose product MLTVTTVNVNGIRAAAKKGFVEWLGRTEAEVICLQEVRAEAQQLPEEVREPEGWHAVYAPAAAKGRAGVGILTRRAPERVQIGFGGFEVPGSEEFDTSGRYVEVDLPGVTVASLYLPSGEVGTERQEEKERFMAAFLPYLQGLKARAAAGGREVVVCGDWNIAHREADLKNWKSNKKNSGFLPEEREWLTRVFDEAAYVDVVRALHPEQDGPYSWWSYRGRAFDNDAGWRIDYQVATPGLAGRAAKAWVERAATHGERWSDHAPVTVTYERP is encoded by the coding sequence ATGCTGACTGTTACCACCGTGAACGTGAACGGGATCCGTGCCGCCGCGAAGAAGGGCTTCGTCGAGTGGCTGGGGCGGACCGAGGCCGAGGTGATCTGCCTCCAGGAGGTCCGCGCGGAGGCGCAGCAGCTCCCGGAGGAGGTGCGTGAGCCCGAGGGCTGGCACGCCGTGTACGCCCCGGCGGCGGCAAAGGGGCGTGCGGGTGTGGGCATCCTCACGCGGCGCGCGCCGGAGCGTGTCCAGATCGGGTTCGGCGGGTTCGAGGTGCCGGGGAGCGAGGAGTTCGACACCTCCGGCCGCTACGTCGAGGTGGATCTCCCCGGGGTGACGGTCGCCAGCCTCTACCTGCCGTCCGGTGAGGTCGGCACGGAGCGGCAGGAGGAGAAGGAGCGCTTCATGGCGGCCTTCCTTCCCTATCTCCAGGGGCTGAAGGCGCGGGCCGCCGCCGGCGGTCGTGAGGTGGTGGTCTGCGGCGACTGGAACATCGCCCACCGCGAGGCCGACCTCAAGAACTGGAAGTCCAACAAGAAGAACTCCGGCTTCCTCCCCGAGGAGAGGGAGTGGCTGACCCGCGTGTTCGACGAGGCGGCGTACGTGGACGTGGTCCGCGCGCTGCATCCGGAGCAGGATGGCCCTTATTCCTGGTGGTCCTACCGAGGCCGGGCCTTCGACAACGACGCGGGCTGGAGGATCGACTACCAGGTGGCGACCCCGGGCCTCGCCGGGCGCGCGGCGAAGGCGTGGGTGGAGCGTGCCGCCACGCACGGCGAGCGGTGGAGCGACCACGCGCCGGTGACGGTCACCTACGAACGGCCGTGA
- a CDS encoding antibiotic biosynthesis monooxygenase family protein, translating to MSAHSSEPVAPVEAPEPPYYVAVFTVVRTPSQDGYGETDARMEELVKGIPGYLGMDHAQTPGGLGITVGYFRDADALTAWRTHAEHREAQERGRAEWYESYTLHVAKVERSHTFVRPPAPQGPTAG from the coding sequence ATGAGCGCTCACTCCTCAGAGCCTGTCGCGCCCGTCGAGGCCCCTGAACCGCCCTACTACGTGGCTGTCTTCACCGTGGTCCGCACTCCGAGCCAGGACGGCTACGGCGAGACCGACGCGCGCATGGAGGAGCTGGTGAAGGGCATCCCCGGGTATCTGGGGATGGACCACGCGCAGACGCCCGGCGGGCTGGGCATCACCGTCGGGTACTTCCGTGACGCCGACGCGCTCACGGCGTGGCGGACCCACGCCGAGCACCGTGAGGCGCAGGAGCGCGGGCGGGCCGAGTGGTACGAGAGCTACACGCTGCACGTGGCGAAGGTGGAGCGGAGCCACACGTTCGTGCGTCCCCCGGCGCCGCAGGGGCCGACGGCGGGCTGA